In Candidatus Cloacimonadota bacterium, the following are encoded in one genomic region:
- a CDS encoding tetratricopeptide repeat protein, whose protein sequence is MKKLFLIAILILGIAVIYSGELDDFRFALGLYSDQNYSLAKVELQKFLNQYPDSNFIENARFLLANIYLKERSYQQAKELFEQLHATTTDPVIRPDIVLGLAQTYFFTNQTDKSHSTFLRFTREFRQHRSIWKAHYFLGRIEYQRGNLQASLNHLNTAEQHSTDWQIKIAKVETELALGDNESVARLLDHYLSGETRNEYFYQMIVLYLNQMLKLGDYDTVIAYAYDYIPKSSQYHDDYLLVLGEAKYELGYYDSAIDRLTTIKRPIERAKYLIALCNMSMDNLSIAEHLFTELSNEAANLEIRTNSFFFLASLRGRENIENANTMLHQFIEQNPQHPFIGTAYYQIALNNFRRDHFNEAITGFQRAKELGIVPEFEERTLYLTAESNFQLRNNQLARDGFDEYLTKYPEGSFVDEALFKTGLFYYERNDYPRALVQFERLVNEHPDSTRLSMALFYQGEIFSESRQYDIAMNKYQAAMPGFDDRNLLWIRLAQVNFLQGNYDRALTNLSNVPDTPDFLYEKNIITGNIHFARGNYLSALRSFDNASSHSTTDKQWVDAVLRQARTLYQLKEYREATNLYRRLHDRAPDEQYILMAAAAAFTAEDYRGAIEQYQRYIDEYPYGRDFYQAKLHIADSYYNLKDYVTAADKYQELISPERERAILINSLNGLEWSALQSERVDFVALINESIRPDSPTDFVLLLYDRKIKYYYSQRQWNEVINTARFIEQLSPAAPNIYEYRRLMAIAHTNLNQFNDAERIFSALHREKTDPQVLYAWSRLDLAQQDSTSALQKLQQATQLTNESQIWLDILTLSVKLNDQQFRRDYDRYLSFARGAEREQAMLLFIEWNMQNNRYQEARQTIDTLLQSSFEPIKAKAQYYKGVHLYKTGNINEAIPELLRVRYLFPRIEDVRLEAEILAIQAYMEINDKDNAQKLFDAIRNSLDPEKREELRKLVEG, encoded by the coding sequence ATGAAGAAATTGTTTTTGATCGCAATCTTGATTTTAGGAATAGCAGTTATATACTCCGGTGAGCTTGACGATTTTCGCTTTGCTTTAGGTTTATATTCTGATCAGAACTACTCACTGGCAAAGGTTGAGCTCCAAAAATTCCTTAATCAATATCCGGATAGTAATTTTATTGAAAATGCTCGTTTCCTGTTGGCTAACATCTATCTCAAAGAACGGAGTTACCAGCAAGCAAAGGAGCTTTTTGAACAACTTCATGCAACCACTACTGACCCGGTTATCAGACCGGATATAGTTTTAGGTTTAGCCCAAACTTATTTCTTTACTAACCAGACAGATAAGTCACATAGTACTTTTTTGCGTTTCACCAGGGAATTCAGGCAACACAGGTCTATCTGGAAAGCACATTATTTTCTAGGACGCATTGAATATCAAAGAGGGAATCTGCAAGCTTCTCTTAATCACCTTAATACTGCTGAGCAGCATTCTACTGATTGGCAGATCAAGATCGCCAAAGTTGAAACAGAGCTTGCCTTGGGAGATAATGAATCTGTAGCGAGATTATTGGATCATTATCTCTCAGGGGAAACGAGAAATGAGTATTTCTATCAAATGATAGTACTCTATCTCAACCAGATGCTAAAACTTGGCGATTATGACACTGTTATTGCCTATGCTTATGACTATATTCCGAAATCATCGCAATACCATGACGATTACCTGCTTGTTTTAGGAGAAGCAAAGTATGAGTTGGGATATTATGATAGTGCTATAGATAGGTTAACAACAATAAAGAGACCTATTGAAAGAGCAAAATATCTCATTGCACTCTGTAATATGAGTATGGATAATCTCTCTATAGCCGAGCATCTCTTCACTGAATTGAGCAATGAAGCAGCAAATTTGGAAATTCGTACCAATAGTTTCTTCTTCTTAGCGAGCTTGCGAGGAAGAGAAAATATTGAAAATGCAAATACTATGCTACACCAATTTATCGAACAGAACCCTCAGCATCCCTTTATTGGAACTGCTTATTATCAGATCGCTCTCAATAATTTCCGGCGAGATCACTTCAATGAAGCAATTACAGGATTTCAGAGAGCAAAAGAACTCGGTATTGTGCCTGAATTTGAAGAAAGAACTCTTTATCTGACAGCCGAATCTAATTTCCAGTTGCGGAATAATCAACTGGCAAGAGATGGATTCGATGAATATCTGACAAAATATCCTGAAGGTAGTTTTGTTGATGAAGCACTGTTTAAGACCGGTCTATTTTATTATGAAAGAAATGACTATCCGAGAGCACTCGTCCAATTCGAGAGGTTGGTTAATGAACATCCTGATTCAACCCGCTTGAGCATGGCTCTTTTCTATCAGGGTGAAATATTTTCAGAAAGCCGCCAGTATGATATTGCCATGAACAAATATCAGGCAGCAATGCCCGGTTTTGATGATCGTAACCTGCTTTGGATTAGATTAGCACAGGTCAATTTCTTGCAGGGTAATTATGATAGAGCTTTGACTAACTTAAGTAATGTACCCGATACACCAGATTTTCTCTATGAAAAGAACATCATTACCGGTAACATTCATTTCGCCAGAGGCAATTATCTAAGCGCTCTGAGGAGTTTCGATAACGCATCAAGCCATAGCACTACCGACAAACAATGGGTAGATGCTGTTTTGAGACAGGCTAGAACTCTCTACCAACTTAAAGAATACCGTGAAGCTACAAATCTTTATCGTCGTCTCCACGACAGAGCTCCTGATGAACAGTATATATTGATGGCTGCTGCTGCTGCTTTTACTGCTGAAGATTATCGAGGTGCTATTGAACAATATCAAAGGTATATTGACGAATATCCTTACGGTCGGGATTTTTATCAGGCAAAACTTCATATCGCCGATTCTTACTACAACTTGAAGGATTACGTTACTGCTGCAGATAAATATCAGGAGTTAATCTCTCCCGAGAGAGAAAGAGCTATTCTGATCAACAGTCTGAATGGCTTAGAATGGTCAGCACTGCAAAGTGAACGTGTAGATTTTGTTGCTCTGATAAATGAATCAATCAGACCCGATAGTCCGACTGATTTTGTGCTACTCCTCTATGACCGTAAAATAAAATACTACTACTCCCAGAGACAATGGAATGAAGTGATCAATACTGCCCGTTTTATTGAACAACTGTCTCCTGCAGCCCCGAACATTTATGAATATCGTCGCTTGATGGCTATAGCCCATACCAATCTAAATCAATTTAATGACGCAGAAAGAATTTTCAGTGCTTTACACAGAGAAAAAACAGATCCACAGGTACTATATGCCTGGTCACGGTTAGATTTAGCACAACAAGATAGCACCTCAGCCCTGCAGAAGTTGCAACAGGCAACACAATTGACCAACGAAAGCCAGATCTGGTTAGATATTTTGACACTCTCCGTAAAACTCAACGACCAACAATTCCGTAGAGATTATGACCGGTATCTCAGTTTTGCCAGAGGAGCTGAAAGAGAACAGGCAATGCTGCTCTTCATTGAATGGAATATGCAGAATAACCGTTATCAGGAAGCTCGCCAAACCATAGATACTCTCCTGCAAAGCAGCTTTGAACCCATTAAGGCAAAAGCTCAGTATTACAAAGGGGTTCATCTTTATAAAACTGGAAATATTAACGAAGCTATCCCGGAACTATTGAGAGTTAGATACCTCTTCCCCAGAATCGAAGATGTACGATTGGAAGCTGAAATTCTGGCTATTCAAGCTTATATGGAAATCAACGATAAAGATAATGCACAAAAGCTTTTTGACGCTATAAGAAACAGTCTTGATCCTGAAAAGCGAGAAGAACTCAGAAAATTGGTGGAGGGTTGA
- a CDS encoding TonB-dependent receptor: MRLLITIVIMFFLLPLSQIFAQAPEDEIKLPDIIILGETEKLLDTISLEERLRPFWNLHSLKRFEYEPFLTPESMIPYQEKIKRYDGLISLHGGNTYYLNFLGLYDNPRNNWLSFYAGFQNRQNDKNRIRRSFFAGWSPSYKSIAFDLETSYYLFEQQTDLQTESINRTEELGFSLTLETDRAVINPIDIRNVYLNISYKDYKQVLPYYNGENDLPGITTKITDIDLHTRMTFPLEEAELSIPIEIILVKQTSPGLNAGVRIEDFFLLDNISLHLIADRYALFPSIGFQFKYDLNSYSRIFLANEPQIDTRNRSDFLLDNPDQELKVNKRIVKNPLNASLTFENDRWLPLSLAYKIRWHKDYLYYSESTEQYLFAQNNTDLMEQQLSLVLAYHIKDILLRNSFEYFSYNEDIPFIPQWQNKTTIGWYAVDWQIWSDLIYIGKRKNLIDVAMKDALLLSFTARKKIIDNLTAEVSVNNLLDQSYRKYELTDPQYFDNPVVTNQIPTEPLFFKGGLIWRF; this comes from the coding sequence ATGAGACTGCTGATCACAATAGTTATTATGTTCTTTTTATTACCTTTAAGTCAGATTTTTGCTCAGGCACCGGAAGATGAAATTAAACTGCCCGATATTATAATCCTCGGTGAAACGGAAAAATTGCTTGATACTATCTCACTTGAGGAGCGACTGAGACCATTCTGGAACCTGCATTCCCTGAAAAGATTCGAATATGAACCCTTTCTTACCCCCGAATCAATGATCCCTTATCAGGAGAAGATCAAACGTTACGATGGACTGATCTCCTTACACGGTGGAAATACCTATTATCTTAACTTCCTTGGATTGTATGACAATCCCCGTAACAACTGGTTATCTTTCTACGCAGGATTTCAAAATCGCCAAAATGACAAAAACAGGATCAGACGCTCTTTCTTTGCCGGTTGGTCACCATCCTATAAAAGTATAGCATTTGATCTTGAGACCTCATATTACTTATTTGAACAGCAAACTGATTTACAAACAGAATCTATTAACAGAACAGAAGAATTAGGTTTTTCTCTCACATTGGAGACAGATCGAGCCGTTATAAATCCTATCGATATTAGGAATGTTTATTTAAACATCTCCTATAAGGACTATAAACAAGTTCTGCCTTATTATAATGGCGAAAATGATCTACCTGGAATTACTACTAAGATTACTGATATCGATCTTCATACCAGAATGACTTTTCCTCTGGAAGAAGCAGAATTATCGATACCAATAGAGATAATTCTGGTAAAGCAAACTTCACCGGGTCTTAATGCCGGCGTGAGAATAGAGGATTTTTTCCTGCTCGACAATATTAGTCTGCATTTAATCGCTGACAGATATGCCCTCTTCCCCTCAATCGGGTTTCAATTCAAGTACGACTTAAACTCATATTCCCGCATATTCCTCGCTAATGAACCGCAAATAGATACAAGAAACCGCTCTGATTTCCTGCTCGATAACCCAGATCAGGAATTGAAGGTTAATAAACGGATCGTAAAAAATCCTCTTAATGCTTCTCTGACTTTTGAAAATGATCGCTGGCTTCCCCTCTCTCTGGCTTATAAGATCAGATGGCATAAAGATTATCTCTATTATTCGGAATCAACAGAGCAATACCTTTTCGCTCAGAATAACACAGATCTCATGGAACAGCAATTATCGCTAGTTCTGGCATATCATATAAAAGATATTCTGCTCAGAAACAGCTTCGAGTATTTCAGTTATAATGAAGATATCCCATTTATCCCTCAATGGCAGAATAAGACTACTATTGGCTGGTATGCCGTTGATTGGCAAATTTGGAGTGATCTTATCTATATCGGAAAAAGGAAGAACCTGATTGACGTAGCTATGAAAGACGCTCTGTTACTTTCTTTCACGGCACGTAAGAAAATAATAGATAACCTAACTGCTGAAGTGAGTGTCAATAATCTTTTAGATCAATCATATAGAAAATACGAGCTTACCGATCCTCAGTATTTCGATAATCCGGTTGTAACTAATCAGATACCAACAGAACCCTTATTCTTCAAGGGTGGACTGATCTGGAGATTCTGA